In a genomic window of Methylovirgula sp. 4M-Z18:
- a CDS encoding aminotransferase-like domain-containing protein — protein MGHLVTANRTKTFALSANEQPKAVRIPTYLEIAGELEAKIRSGELKPGIKLPPQRNFARERGINVSTVTRAYRELKNLNLVVSSTKRGTVVVPETLMPRVDRSMASRELIDLTVNRPAVDDFKQRLADTLPLLANDPRFSELQEYQPPEGPAWARAAGGRWIALNGFEPDIDDIVLTSGAQHALLAAIGSVIRPGDTIAADRLTYYGLRALAQMFQFNIVGIGSDPEGLAADELDDLCRRQRIKAVFVIPSLHNPCVVTMSEARRHALVKIAEQHDVTIIEDDVYGPMLKVRPPALITLAPERTYHISALSKALAPGLRIGYLLCPNGRAVLAADAVRTTAWMSNPLSALVASRWLNDGTAQAILNAQLTELRARNLIATAILAGADFNFDPRCMFIWLKLPAPWRSDEFAANAKAKGVAVMPATAFAADRQPVEHAVRINLACASSRDELATALRIIATTLADGPRAVFRSV, from the coding sequence GTGGGACATCTCGTGACGGCAAATAGGACAAAAACATTCGCCTTGTCCGCCAATGAGCAACCAAAAGCGGTTCGCATACCGACCTATTTGGAAATTGCCGGCGAACTGGAGGCCAAAATCAGATCCGGCGAATTGAAACCCGGCATCAAGCTCCCCCCGCAACGGAATTTTGCCAGGGAGCGGGGAATCAATGTTTCCACCGTGACGCGAGCCTATCGGGAACTCAAGAATCTTAATCTTGTCGTGAGCAGCACCAAGCGCGGAACCGTAGTCGTGCCGGAAACACTCATGCCTCGCGTGGACCGGTCGATGGCATCCCGCGAACTGATTGACCTGACGGTTAACCGGCCTGCTGTTGATGATTTCAAGCAACGCCTGGCTGATACTTTGCCGCTTCTTGCCAATGATCCACGCTTCTCCGAATTGCAAGAATATCAACCGCCGGAAGGCCCCGCCTGGGCGCGGGCGGCCGGCGGACGCTGGATTGCGCTCAATGGGTTTGAGCCTGACATCGACGATATTGTTCTGACAAGCGGCGCCCAACACGCCTTGCTGGCTGCGATCGGCAGCGTCATCAGGCCCGGCGACACCATAGCTGCCGACCGGCTGACCTATTACGGTCTAAGAGCTTTGGCGCAGATGTTCCAATTCAATATCGTCGGCATCGGCAGCGACCCAGAAGGACTCGCCGCTGACGAGTTGGACGATCTTTGCCGCCGCCAGCGGATCAAGGCTGTTTTCGTCATACCGTCGCTGCATAATCCTTGCGTGGTGACGATGAGCGAAGCGCGCAGACATGCGCTGGTAAAAATCGCCGAACAACACGATGTGACGATTATCGAAGATGACGTCTATGGCCCGATGCTGAAGGTGAGACCGCCCGCGCTGATCACATTGGCGCCAGAGCGCACGTATCATATTTCCGCATTGTCGAAGGCACTGGCGCCGGGATTGCGCATTGGCTATTTGCTTTGCCCGAACGGTCGTGCGGTGCTGGCGGCAGATGCCGTGCGCACGACAGCTTGGATGTCCAATCCGCTTAGTGCCCTAGTTGCAAGCCGTTGGCTGAATGATGGCACGGCCCAGGCGATTCTTAACGCGCAGCTCACCGAACTGCGGGCGCGCAACCTGATCGCAACGGCAATTTTGGCCGGCGCTGACTTTAATTTCGACCCGCGCTGCATGTTTATATGGTTGAAATTGCCCGCACCCTGGCGTTCGGACGAGTTTGCGGCCAACGCCAAAGCCAAGGGTGTCGCCGTCATGCCGGCAACGGCCTTCGCGGCCGATCGCCAACCTGTCGAACATGCCGTGCGAATTAACCTTGCCTGCGCATCCTCTCGCGACGAACTCGCAACGGCACTTCGCATTATAGCGACGACATTGGCAGACGGCCCAAGAGCCGTTTTTAGGTCGGTATGA
- a CDS encoding branched-chain amino acid ABC transporter substrate-binding protein: MKTLHLSSLMLCVGLAWAGAAQAQVKLGVVGPMTGPNAVFGKEILDGTKLAVDDINAAGGVLGQKIEIDEGDDVSDPKQGVSVANKLAADGVKLVVGHYNSGVNIPASEVYEDNDMLDISPGATNPKLTDRGMWNVFRTCGRDDQQGAVAGAYLAKELKGKKVAFIHDKTTYGKGLADETRKVALAKGVPEVLYEGVNAGEKDYSAIVSKIRESGADVVYWGGLQTEGGLIARQMHDQGMKVQIMSGDGIVTNEYATIGGDAVIGTLMTFGPDPAKKASAAKLVAEMKAKNVDPGAFVFYSYAAVEIMKQAADTAKSLDSHQMADAIHSGMIFHTVLGDLSFDAKGDRKDPDYVMYSWNKDAAGQITYTELAK, translated from the coding sequence ATGAAAACATTGCACCTATCCAGCCTGATGTTGTGTGTTGGCCTTGCTTGGGCGGGCGCAGCGCAGGCACAAGTTAAGCTTGGCGTCGTCGGCCCAATGACCGGCCCGAACGCGGTATTCGGTAAGGAGATCTTGGACGGCACGAAACTGGCCGTCGATGACATCAATGCCGCCGGCGGCGTCCTTGGTCAGAAGATCGAGATTGATGAGGGCGACGATGTTTCCGATCCCAAGCAGGGCGTATCCGTTGCCAATAAGCTTGCCGCTGATGGCGTCAAACTGGTGGTTGGCCATTATAATTCCGGTGTCAATATTCCGGCTTCCGAAGTCTATGAAGACAACGACATGCTCGACATCAGCCCGGGTGCGACAAACCCGAAGCTGACCGACCGCGGAATGTGGAATGTTTTCCGCACATGCGGGCGCGACGACCAGCAGGGCGCGGTTGCCGGCGCTTATCTTGCCAAGGAACTCAAAGGTAAGAAAGTCGCTTTCATCCACGACAAAACCACTTATGGCAAGGGGCTCGCCGACGAGACGCGCAAGGTTGCGTTGGCCAAGGGCGTGCCAGAAGTGCTTTATGAAGGCGTCAACGCAGGCGAGAAGGATTACTCCGCCATTGTCTCTAAAATCAGGGAATCCGGGGCCGATGTGGTCTATTGGGGCGGCTTGCAGACAGAGGGTGGTCTCATTGCCCGTCAAATGCACGATCAGGGGATGAAAGTGCAAATAATGTCTGGCGATGGTATCGTGACCAATGAATACGCCACCATCGGCGGAGATGCCGTTATCGGCACGCTTATGACTTTCGGTCCGGATCCAGCCAAGAAAGCCTCTGCTGCAAAGCTTGTGGCAGAAATGAAGGCCAAAAATGTCGACCCCGGCGCCTTCGTATTTTATTCTTATGCCGCCGTCGAGATCATGAAACAGGCAGCGGATACAGCAAAGAGCCTCGACTCGCATCAGATGGCCGATGCCATCCATTCGGGCATGATCTTCCATACCGTCCTAGGTGATCTTTCTTTTGACGCCAAAGGCGACCGCAAAGATCCCGATTACGTTATGTACTCCTGGAATAAGGATGCAGCTGGGCAGATCACCTACACCGAGCTGGCGAAGTAG
- the hisA gene encoding 1-(5-phosphoribosyl)-5-[(5-phosphoribosylamino)methylideneamino]imidazole-4-carboxamide isomerase → MILFPAIDLKEGECVRLVHGDMAQATVFNTNPAAQAKSFEAQGFEYLHVVDLDGAFAGKPMNAQAVDAILATVKMPMQLGGGIRDMRTIDGWLAKGVARVIIGTAAVKNPDLVREAARRHPGRVAVGIDARDGLVAVDGWAQTSEITASELGKRFEDAGVAAIIYTDISRDGVLKGLNLDGTLALAEAVQIPVIASGGLASLDDVKQLLQPRCAKLAGAITGRALYDGRIDPAEALALIKARR, encoded by the coding sequence ATGATTCTCTTCCCCGCCATCGACCTGAAAGAGGGCGAGTGCGTGCGCCTCGTCCATGGCGATATGGCGCAAGCCACCGTGTTCAACACCAACCCGGCCGCGCAGGCGAAAAGCTTTGAGGCACAGGGCTTTGAATATCTGCACGTGGTCGATCTCGACGGCGCCTTCGCCGGCAAGCCGATGAATGCGCAAGCGGTCGATGCGATCCTCGCCACCGTCAAAATGCCGATGCAGCTCGGCGGTGGCATTCGCGACATGCGCACCATCGACGGCTGGCTCGCCAAGGGCGTCGCCCGCGTCATCATCGGCACGGCAGCGGTGAAAAATCCCGACCTCGTGCGGGAGGCCGCACGCCGGCATCCGGGCCGCGTCGCCGTCGGTATCGATGCGCGCGACGGTCTGGTCGCCGTGGACGGCTGGGCGCAGACGTCCGAGATCACCGCTAGCGAACTCGGCAAAAGATTCGAGGACGCCGGCGTCGCCGCGATCATCTACACGGATATTTCGCGCGACGGGGTGTTGAAGGGCCTCAATCTCGACGGCACGCTCGCCCTCGCCGAGGCGGTCCAAATTCCGGTCATCGCCTCGGGCGGGCTTGCCTCGCTCGACGATGTGAAGCAATTGTTGCAGCCGCGCTGCGCCAAGCTGGCCGGTGCAATCACCGGGCGCGCGCTATATGACGGGCGGATTGACCCGGCGGAAGCGCTGGCGCTGATAAAAGCGCGCCGATGA
- the hisH gene encoding imidazole glycerol phosphate synthase subunit HisH, with the protein MSVAIIDYGLGNLHSVQKAFERVAQEAALPGPILVTADPDKVREADRIVLPGVGAFADCAAGLNAIAGMRDALEEAVRHKGRPFLGICVGMQLMASRGLEHVITPGLDWIAGDVKAITPSDANLKIPHMGWNTLRILREHPLLADIATGERGLHAYFVHSFHLDAKHLSDVVAEAEYGGPVTAIVAKDNMFGTQFHPEKSQTLGLRLIGNFLTWKP; encoded by the coding sequence GTGAGTGTTGCGATCATAGATTACGGCTTGGGCAATTTGCATTCGGTGCAAAAGGCGTTCGAGCGGGTGGCGCAGGAGGCGGCTCTGCCCGGCCCCATCCTCGTCACGGCCGATCCGGACAAGGTCCGCGAGGCCGACAGGATCGTCCTGCCCGGTGTCGGTGCTTTTGCCGATTGCGCCGCCGGCCTCAATGCCATTGCCGGCATGCGTGATGCGCTGGAAGAGGCGGTGCGGCACAAGGGCCGGCCGTTCCTGGGGATTTGCGTCGGCATGCAATTGATGGCCTCGCGCGGCCTCGAACATGTGATTACGCCGGGTCTCGATTGGATCGCTGGCGACGTGAAGGCAATCACGCCGAGCGATGCGAATCTGAAGATCCCGCATATGGGCTGGAACACCCTGCGGATCTTGCGCGAGCACCCGCTGCTCGCCGATATCGCTACGGGCGAACGGGGCTTGCACGCCTATTTCGTCCATTCCTTTCACCTAGATGCCAAGCATCTCAGCGACGTCGTCGCGGAGGCCGAGTACGGCGGTCCCGTCACGGCGATCGTCGCCAAGGACAATATGTTCGGCACCCAGTTTCACCCCGAGAAAAGCCAGACGCTCGGGCTGCGGCTCATCGGCAACTTCCTGACCTGGAAGCCTTGA
- a CDS encoding DUF2628 domain-containing protein: MAIYTIHVPNGEMLPEAADQVRFVPEQFAWRALVFGPLWLLWNRLWVEGSAALALIVAWYGIVRWQSWPESAFGLGVLLLNVLLGLEGRTLLRAALTRRNYTLTGVVMGDTLTAAELHFFSRWTPGAPQPQQSPDVIGLFPQAEGRR; the protein is encoded by the coding sequence ATGGCTATTTACACCATTCATGTTCCCAACGGCGAGATGCTGCCGGAAGCGGCGGATCAAGTCCGGTTCGTACCTGAGCAATTCGCGTGGCGCGCGCTGGTGTTCGGCCCGCTGTGGCTGCTGTGGAACCGATTGTGGGTTGAAGGCAGCGCCGCGCTGGCGCTGATCGTCGCCTGGTACGGAATCGTCCGCTGGCAATCCTGGCCCGAAAGCGCGTTTGGGCTCGGCGTGCTGCTGCTCAATGTGCTGCTCGGCCTCGAAGGGCGCACCTTGCTGCGCGCTGCCTTGACCCGGCGCAATTACACGCTGACCGGCGTGGTCATGGGCGACACTTTGACAGCAGCAGAGCTGCATTTCTTCAGCCGCTGGACGCCCGGCGCGCCGCAGCCACAGCAAAGCCCGGATGTGATCGGCCTCTTTCCGCAGGCGGAGGGCCGCCGGTGA
- the hisB gene encoding imidazoleglycerol-phosphate dehydratase HisB produces the protein MRSAAITRTTKETDIAVKVNLDGTGIAKLATGIGFFEHMLDQIARHAMIDLEVAAKGDLHIDQHHTVEDVGIALGQAIREALGDKRGITRYAHAYLPMDETLTRVALDFSGRPFLVWKTSFSNAKIGDFDTELVREFFQAFAMNAGLTLHVETLYGDNNHHIAESCFKGLARALREAMTVDPRQADRIPSTKGTLGG, from the coding sequence ATGCGCAGCGCTGCCATCACGCGCACCACCAAGGAAACCGACATCGCCGTCAAGGTCAATCTCGACGGCACCGGCATCGCCAAGCTCGCGACCGGCATCGGCTTTTTCGAACATATGCTCGACCAGATCGCCCGCCATGCGATGATCGATCTGGAGGTGGCCGCCAAAGGGGATCTGCATATCGATCAACACCATACGGTGGAGGATGTCGGCATCGCGCTCGGCCAGGCGATCCGTGAAGCCTTGGGCGACAAGCGCGGCATTACCCGTTATGCGCACGCCTATCTGCCGATGGACGAGACGCTGACCCGCGTCGCGCTCGACTTTTCGGGCCGGCCGTTCTTGGTTTGGAAAACGAGCTTTTCCAACGCTAAAATTGGCGACTTCGACACCGAATTGGTGCGCGAATTCTTTCAGGCTTTCGCGATGAATGCCGGTTTGACCTTGCATGTGGAAACGCTTTATGGCGACAACAATCACCATATTGCCGAATCCTGCTTCAAGGGTCTTGCACGCGCCTTGCGCGAGGCGATGACGGTCGACCCGCGCCAGGCCGACAGGATTCCCTCGACCAAAGGCACATTGGGGGGGTGA
- a CDS encoding LysE family translocator: MIAFSTWAAFALLCLGMVLTPGPNMIYLVSRSICQGRLAGLISLGGVALGFFVYMLCAAFGITALLFAVPLAYDALHFGGAIYLAYLAWQALKPGGRAPFQVRDLPPDSPRRLFTMGFVTSLLNPKIAMLYMSLLPQFIDQQAGHVLEQSLILGATQIVVSVIGNAFFAITAGTIAGFLAKRPTWGQVQRYLMGTVLAALAVKIATDASR; this comes from the coding sequence ATGATCGCTTTTTCGACTTGGGCAGCCTTTGCGCTGCTCTGTTTGGGCATGGTGCTGACGCCTGGCCCCAACATGATTTATCTCGTCTCGCGCTCCATCTGCCAGGGCCGCTTGGCCGGGCTGATTTCGCTCGGGGGCGTGGCGCTCGGCTTTTTCGTTTACATGCTGTGCGCGGCTTTCGGCATCACGGCGCTGCTTTTTGCCGTGCCGCTCGCCTATGACGCTTTGCATTTCGGCGGCGCGATCTACCTCGCCTATCTCGCCTGGCAGGCGCTCAAGCCCGGCGGCCGGGCGCCGTTCCAGGTCCGCGATCTGCCGCCGGATTCGCCGCGACGGCTCTTCACCATGGGATTTGTGACGTCGCTGCTCAACCCCAAGATCGCCATGTTGTATATGTCGCTGCTGCCTCAGTTCATCGACCAGCAGGCCGGCCATGTGCTGGAACAATCACTGATTCTTGGCGCGACGCAGATCGTGGTCAGCGTGATCGGCAACGCGTTTTTCGCGATTACCGCCGGCACGATCGCCGGATTCCTGGCCAAACGCCCGACCTGGGGCCAGGTGCAGCGGTATCTGATGGGCACGGTTTTGGCGGCGCTGGCCGTCAAGATTGCGACGGACGCTAGCCGCTAG
- the hslV gene encoding ATP-dependent protease subunit HslV — protein MSESPQSWHATTILMVRKDGKTVIGGDGQVSLGNTIIKGNAKKVRRLAKGDVIAGFAGATADAFTLFERLEAKLEQYPGQLTRACVELAKDWRTDRYLRRLEAMMLVADKTTGLVLTGTGDVLEPEQSEKGSVMAIGSGGNYALAAGRALIDTDLDPEEIVRRAMKIAADICVFTNHSLVIETI, from the coding sequence ATGAGTGAATCCCCCCAATCCTGGCACGCCACTACCATTCTTATGGTCCGCAAGGACGGCAAGACGGTGATCGGCGGTGACGGCCAGGTCAGCCTTGGCAATACGATCATCAAGGGAAATGCCAAAAAGGTCCGGCGCCTGGCCAAGGGCGACGTGATCGCCGGTTTTGCCGGTGCGACGGCGGACGCGTTCACCTTGTTCGAGCGGCTCGAAGCCAAGCTCGAGCAATATCCCGGCCAGTTGACCCGCGCCTGCGTCGAACTCGCCAAGGATTGGCGGACCGACCGCTATTTGCGCCGCCTCGAGGCGATGATGCTGGTGGCCGACAAGACGACCGGGCTCGTGCTCACTGGCACTGGCGACGTGCTTGAGCCGGAGCAGAGCGAAAAAGGCAGTGTTATGGCGATTGGCTCGGGCGGCAATTATGCGCTGGCCGCCGGCCGCGCGTTGATCGATACCGATCTTGATCCCGAAGAAATCGTCCGCCGCGCGATGAAGATCGCTGCCGACATTTGCGTCTTCACCAATCACTCGCTGGTGATCGAGACGATTTGA
- the hslU gene encoding ATP-dependent protease ATPase subunit HslU codes for MTDFSPREIVSELDRFIVGQGDAKRAVAIALRNRWRRLQLEGTMREEVLPKNILMIGPTGCGKTEISRRLAKLANAPFLKVEATKFTEVGYVGRDVEQIVRDLLEVGISLIKDSKRKGLQAKAQLAAEERVLDALVGANASGTTRDSFRKKLRASELDDKEIEIELTQSSGGLPMFELPNMPGASVGAINIGDIFGKGFGQRTKTRRTTVREAYEPLIAEESDKLMDQEQLVQEAIREVESNGIVFLDEIDKICSREGRGGDVSREGVQRDLLPLIEGTNVATKHGTVKTDHILFIASGAFHVSKPSDLLPELQGRLPIRVELASLNEEDFRRILTDTEASLIKQYVALMKTEGVDLVFTSDAIEALARVAVQVNSTVENIGARRLQTVMERVLDDISFTATDRFGETITIDGAFVEKNIGDLARNADLSRFIL; via the coding sequence ATGACCGACTTTTCTCCCCGTGAAATCGTCTCCGAACTCGATCGCTTCATCGTCGGCCAGGGCGACGCGAAACGTGCCGTGGCAATCGCTTTGCGCAACCGCTGGCGGCGTCTGCAGCTTGAAGGCACGATGCGCGAAGAAGTTCTGCCGAAAAACATTCTGATGATCGGGCCGACCGGCTGCGGCAAGACGGAAATTTCCCGCCGGCTCGCCAAGCTCGCCAACGCACCGTTCTTGAAGGTCGAAGCCACAAAATTCACCGAGGTCGGTTATGTCGGTCGCGATGTCGAGCAGATCGTTCGCGACTTGCTCGAAGTCGGTATCTCGCTCATCAAGGACTCAAAGCGCAAAGGCCTGCAGGCCAAGGCGCAGCTTGCTGCTGAGGAGCGCGTGCTCGATGCGCTTGTCGGCGCCAACGCGAGCGGCACGACGCGCGATTCGTTCCGCAAGAAGCTGCGCGCGAGCGAACTCGACGACAAGGAAATCGAGATCGAACTGACGCAATCGTCGGGCGGCCTGCCGATGTTCGAATTGCCGAACATGCCGGGCGCTTCGGTCGGCGCCATCAACATTGGCGACATTTTCGGCAAGGGCTTCGGCCAACGCACGAAGACCCGCCGCACGACCGTGCGCGAAGCCTATGAACCCTTGATCGCGGAAGAGAGCGACAAGCTGATGGATCAAGAACAGCTTGTGCAAGAGGCGATTCGCGAAGTCGAAAGCAATGGCATCGTCTTCCTCGACGAGATCGACAAGATCTGCTCGCGCGAAGGCCGCGGCGGTGACGTTTCGCGCGAAGGCGTGCAGCGCGATCTTCTCCCGCTGATCGAAGGCACCAATGTGGCGACGAAACATGGGACGGTGAAGACCGATCACATTCTCTTCATTGCATCGGGCGCCTTTCACGTCTCAAAACCGTCCGACCTCTTGCCGGAATTGCAGGGCCGTCTGCCGATCCGCGTCGAACTCGCCTCGCTCAACGAAGAGGATTTCCGCCGCATCCTGACCGACACGGAAGCGAGCCTGATCAAGCAATATGTGGCACTGATGAAGACGGAAGGCGTCGACCTCGTCTTCACGTCCGATGCGATCGAGGCTTTGGCGCGAGTTGCGGTGCAGGTCAATTCGACGGTGGAAAATATCGGCGCGCGCCGGTTGCAGACCGTGATGGAGCGGGTGCTCGACGACATCAGCTTCACCGCGACCGACCGTTTCGGCGAGACGATCACGATCGACGGCGCTTTTGTCGAAAAGAATATCGGCGACCTCGCGCGCAACGCGGATTTGAGCCGGTTTATTTTGTAG
- the murJ gene encoding murein biosynthesis integral membrane protein MurJ, with translation MSLARSFLTVGSGTALSRLLGFARDMLIASSLGSGPLADAFVVAFRLPNLFRRLLSEGAFNSAFVPAYIDKAEANGAAAARAFAANVFAHLCLLLLALTVLAEIFMPLVVYALAPGFAAQADKFALTVFLARLTFPFLSFAILAALFAGLLNAAHRFTVASFAPVALNIVLLGSILLCFIAGISGTRQAAIWLSVGVSLAGLAQLLLCGLGVRAAHVGFVPRWPKPSRDVGRLLAMSVPGILAGGITHVNAFVGTIIGSAAAGAVSYLYYADRVYQLPLGIVGVALGLVLLPELSRHLARGDESSAQRAQSRALEFSLFLTLPASVALCVAAEPIVTVLFQHGVFSPLASGATAATLRAYALGLAGYIIAKALQPAFFARHDMRRPMLIACFGAALDIVLSLLLFRTYGSAGIAFAASLAGWFNALGLGFLLWRRGQLRITRAMASRCARLLSASLAMGLILAIAMWFLQGWLDVAEPFAVKVIALAALCGSGLLAYLVLCRLLGAMNWSELRQMIKR, from the coding sequence ATGTCCCTCGCCCGTAGCTTTCTCACGGTCGGCTCCGGCACCGCCCTCTCGCGTTTGCTCGGCTTTGCCCGCGATATGCTGATCGCGTCGTCGCTCGGCTCGGGCCCCTTGGCCGATGCCTTTGTCGTGGCGTTCCGCCTGCCCAACCTCTTTCGCCGTCTCTTGTCGGAAGGCGCGTTCAATTCCGCCTTCGTGCCCGCCTATATCGATAAGGCGGAAGCGAACGGCGCGGCGGCGGCGCGCGCTTTTGCCGCCAATGTTTTCGCCCATCTCTGCCTGTTGCTGCTCGCGCTGACAGTTTTGGCGGAAATCTTCATGCCGTTGGTCGTCTATGCGTTGGCGCCTGGCTTTGCCGCGCAGGCCGACAAATTTGCGCTCACCGTTTTTCTGGCGCGCCTGACTTTTCCGTTCTTAAGCTTCGCCATTCTGGCGGCCTTGTTCGCCGGCCTGTTGAATGCGGCACATCGCTTCACCGTCGCGTCCTTCGCGCCGGTTGCGCTCAATATCGTGCTGCTCGGCTCGATTTTGCTCTGCTTCATCGCCGGAATTTCCGGCACGCGGCAGGCTGCGATCTGGCTGAGCGTCGGCGTCAGTCTCGCCGGCCTCGCGCAACTGCTGTTGTGCGGGTTGGGTGTTCGCGCGGCGCATGTCGGCTTCGTGCCGCGCTGGCCGAAACCATCGCGCGATGTCGGCCGCCTTTTGGCGATGAGCGTGCCCGGCATCTTGGCCGGCGGCATTACCCATGTGAATGCTTTCGTTGGAACGATCATCGGTTCGGCCGCGGCGGGAGCGGTTTCCTATCTCTATTATGCCGATCGCGTCTATCAACTGCCGCTCGGCATTGTCGGCGTCGCACTTGGGCTCGTGCTTCTGCCCGAACTCAGCCGCCATCTCGCCCGTGGCGATGAATCCAGCGCGCAGCGCGCACAGAGCCGCGCGCTGGAATTCAGCCTGTTCCTCACGCTGCCGGCATCGGTTGCACTTTGCGTTGCGGCGGAGCCGATTGTCACGGTTCTGTTTCAGCATGGCGTGTTTTCGCCCCTTGCGAGCGGTGCGACTGCGGCGACATTGCGCGCCTATGCACTCGGCCTTGCCGGTTACATCATCGCCAAAGCATTGCAGCCGGCCTTCTTCGCGCGGCACGATATGCGCCGTCCAATGCTGATCGCCTGTTTCGGTGCAGCGCTCGATATCGTGCTGTCCCTGTTGCTGTTTCGCACCTACGGCAGCGCTGGCATTGCGTTCGCCGCGAGCCTTGCCGGCTGGTTCAATGCGCTTGGTTTAGGGTTTCTTTTGTGGCGGCGGGGACAGCTTCGGATCACGCGCGCGATGGCGTCGCGCTGCGCCCGGCTTCTCAGCGCGTCGCTCGCGATGGGCCTCATTCTCGCCATCGCGATGTGGTTCCTGCAGGGATGGCTGGATGTCGCCGAGCCCTTTGCCGTCAAGGTGATCGCCCTTGCGGCACTATGCGGGTCCGGATTGCTTGCCTATCTCGTTCTTTGCCGCCTTCTGGGGGCGATGAATTGGTCCGAATTGCGGCAGATGATCAAGCGCTGA
- the trpS gene encoding tryptophan--tRNA ligase yields the protein MTETSLTIPPRVFSGMQPSGNLHLGNYLGAMVNWVAMQRTHDCIYCVVDMHAITVAQDPHELRKSIREVTAAYLAAGIDAKKHIIFNQSQVAEHAELAWVFNCVARLGWLNRMTQFKEKAGKDRENASVGLYAYPNLMAADILVYRATHVPVGEDQKQHLELARDIAQKFNNDFAASIAEHGFGEEFFPLPEPMIQGPATRVMSLRDGTKKMSKSDPSDYSRINLIDDADTIALKIRRAKTDPEPLPSEMQGLAGRPEAENLIGIFSALSGQSKEEVLKQFGGGQFSAFKAALVDLAVAKLGPVTAEMKRLSGDAAYIDSVLKDGADRARVIARQNMDAVKDIVGFVR from the coding sequence ATGACCGAGACAAGTCTCACTATCCCGCCGCGCGTTTTCTCCGGCATGCAGCCGTCGGGAAATCTGCACCTGGGCAATTATCTCGGTGCCATGGTGAATTGGGTGGCGATGCAGCGCACGCACGATTGCATTTATTGTGTTGTCGACATGCATGCAATCACCGTCGCGCAAGATCCGCATGAATTGCGCAAGAGCATCCGCGAGGTGACGGCCGCCTATTTGGCCGCGGGCATCGACGCGAAGAAGCACATCATCTTCAATCAGAGCCAGGTCGCGGAACATGCCGAGCTCGCCTGGGTGTTCAATTGCGTCGCGCGGCTTGGATGGCTCAATCGCATGACTCAGTTCAAGGAGAAGGCGGGCAAGGACCGGGAGAATGCGTCGGTCGGCCTCTATGCCTATCCCAACCTGATGGCCGCCGACATTCTCGTCTACCGCGCAACCCACGTGCCGGTCGGCGAAGATCAGAAACAGCATCTTGAGCTCGCGCGCGACATTGCGCAAAAGTTCAACAATGATTTTGCCGCCTCGATTGCCGAACACGGTTTTGGCGAGGAATTTTTCCCGCTGCCCGAGCCGATGATCCAAGGTCCGGCCACGCGCGTGATGTCGCTGCGCGACGGCACCAAGAAAATGTCGAAATCCGATCCGTCGGATTATTCGCGCATCAATCTCATCGACGATGCGGACACGATCGCGCTGAAGATCCGCCGCGCCAAGACCGATCCCGAGCCGCTGCCTTCCGAAATGCAGGGTCTCGCCGGCCGGCCGGAAGCCGAGAATCTGATCGGCATTTTCAGCGCCTTGTCGGGCCAGTCGAAGGAAGAGGTGCTGAAGCAATTCGGCGGCGGCCAATTCTCGGCCTTCAAGGCGGCGCTGGTCGATCTCGCCGTGGCGAAGCTCGGGCCGGTGACGGCCGAGATGAAGCGTCTCAGCGGTGACGCGGCCTATATCGATTCCGTGCTGAAGGACGGAGCGGATCGCGCGCGGGTGATCGCCCGACAGAATATGGATGCGGTGAAGGATATCGTTGGTTTCGTGCGGTGA